GCAGCGCGTTGGCGACCACGATGATCGACGAGGTCGACATGGCAATCGCCGCGATCAAGGGGGTAGCGTAACCGAGGAGCGCGATCGGTACGGCGATGACGTTGTAGCCGATGGCAAGCGCGAAGTTCTCCCGGATCAGGCGACCCGCACGGCGCGACGCCTCGATCGCAAACGGTACGGCTTCGAGCCCGTCGCGCATGAACACGAAGTCGGCAGCCTGGCGACCGACATCGGCGGCGGTGGCGGGTGCCATCGAGACATGGGCGGAAGAGAGAGCCGGAGCATCGTTGATGCCGTCACCCACCATCAGCACGCGGCGCCCGCGCGCCGAAGCGTCGGCGCAGGCCTCCGCTTTCTCACGGGGGCTAAGCCCTGCCCGCCAGTGGGCGATCCCGAGATCGGCTGCGAGCTTGGCAACGACGGGTGCGCGGTCGCCCGAGAGAATGCCAAGGTCGAGACCTGCATGCTTCAGGGCCTCGACTGACGACCGGGCTCGCGGACGCAGCGTATCCTCGAAGAGGTATGTGGCGCGTTCGATCCCGTCGAGGGAGAGAACCACTTCGGAATAGGGCTTGTCGGTCAGATCTACCGGCTGGGAAGGAGAGGCAAAGCGGCGATTGCCGAGTCGCCAGACGCCCTCCTCCGTCTCCGCCTCGACACCGGCGCCCGGCACTTCGCGAACGGTGTCGAAACCGCGCGGCTGGCCGCCATAGGCCGCCCACAGGGCGCGAGACAGCGGGTGACGGGAATGGGCGGCGAGACCGGCAGCGACGGCAAAGCCGACCGGTTCGATCCTGGCTGCATCGACGAGTCTTGGACGACCGAGCGTCAGCGTTCCGGTCTTGTCGAAGGCAACAGCCTCGATCTCGGCCAGACGCTCCATGGCAGAACCGTCCTTGACCATGACGCCCGCCTTGAACAGGCGCCCGGCAGCCACGACCTGGACGACGGGCACGGCAAGGCCGAGTGCGCAGGGGCAGGTGATGATGAGGACAGCGATTGCGACCATCATCGCGTGTTTCCAGTCGCCGTCATACAGCCCCCAACCGACAAAGGCGGTGACGGCGAGCAGATGCACGGCCGGCGAATAATATTGCGCGGCGCGGTCTGCGATGCGGCGATAACGTGCCCTGCCCCCTTCCGCTGCCTCCATCAAATGGATGATTTCGGAGAG
This DNA window, taken from Peteryoungia algae, encodes the following:
- a CDS encoding cation-translocating P-type ATPase, with product MSCCAAGTEGALDLERAGASLPSAEELRFSSRAVGPGLWQVDMSVPSVHCGTCISTVESVLKALPEVERARVNLSTKRVSVVWKEAVDGVETDPVNLARAIVSAGYTAHLFTAAEEASDALRNKLIRAVAVSGFAATNIMLLSVSIWSGAEASTRDLFHWISAMIAAPALIYAGRFFYESAWNALKHGRTNMDVPIAIGITLSYFASLWETIHHGEHAYFDATASLLFFLLIGRTLDHVMRDRARSAISGLARLNPRGAMVLSDDGSREYRAVDEIRVGDQVAIAAGDRIPVDGMVVSGESDLDMSIVNGESAPVSVRPGSHVQAGTLSLTGSLTVRATATAQNSFLSEIIHLMEAAEGGRARYRRIADRAAQYYSPAVHLLAVTAFVGWGLYDGDWKHAMMVAIAVLIITCPCALGLAVPVVQVVAAGRLFKAGVMVKDGSAMERLAEIEAVAFDKTGTLTLGRPRLVDAARIEPVGFAVAAGLAAHSRHPLSRALWAAYGGQPRGFDTVREVPGAGVEAETEEGVWRLGNRRFASPSQPVDLTDKPYSEVVLSLDGIERATYLFEDTLRPRARSSVEALKHAGLDLGILSGDRAPVVAKLAADLGIAHWRAGLSPREKAEACADASARGRRVLMVGDGINDAPALSSAHVSMAPATAADVGRQAADFVFMRDGLEAVPFAIEASRRAGRLIRENFALAIGYNVIAVPIALLGYATPLIAAIAMSTSSIIVVANALRLNRLALDENALTGDAAATVPAGAPDDARIAA